Below is a window of Vicinamibacteria bacterium DNA.
GAAGACCCATTTGGACATTTCGAACAGGATGCTTCCCGCAAGAGCCGCATCCACGAGGCTCCGGCGACTCAGCGTCTTCGCCGGAAGCAGACGAAACAACAGATAGAAGAGCGCTCCGGCAAACAGGAACGTAAGGACGCGCGCCAGAATGGCCCACCCCGGCTCGAGCCAGGAGCGGGGAGCGAGGCGTGAAGCGATCTCCAGAGAGAGCGCTAGACCGGAAGCCAAGCCGACGGTCAGGGCGAGGAGACCACCGGTTCCCAGCATGGCCAGGAAGTCGGCTCCGAATCCTCGGAGAAAAGTCCGGCGGGTCTCGACGGAGAAAACGACGTTGAGAACGTGCCTCGCGGCACCGAAGAGAAACGTGCCGAACAAGAGGAAAGCTCCGAGCGTCACCAGGCTGAGTACGCCCCGGTATGCCGCAAAGCTCTCGATCGTCTCGATCACCGCCTGCTCCGAGGCGGGAAACAATTCCTCCACCAGGGTTTCGACCTCTGCCATGGCTTGAGTCAATCCCTCGAGAACGTAACCGAATGCGGTGACGAAGAGGAGAAGGAGCGGAAAGCAGTAGAGAACGACGTAGAAGGCGAGGCCGGCGCCGAGGAACGTCCCGTTGAGCTCCGAGAACTTCCGCGCGGTCCCGGAGACGACTCGGAAAGCGCGGCGGCCTGCCTCGAGGCTCGACACGGTGCGACAAGCTCAAACGCGCGGCATCGATTCGAGGAACTCTCGGAGCTCTTCCGGCTCGAAGTAGAACGGCCCGATACCCCCCTTGTAGAGGATCCTGCCGTCCCGGTCGACGACATAAATGCGCTCTGGCCACGCCGCGTAGCAGGCGAGTGCGGTATTGCGGATGTCATCCACCAGGGTGTCGGTCTCGACGCCCATCCGATCGACGAAAGTCTTCGCCAGCTCCTGGCGCGCCTCGAATGTGTTCGGCTGGGAATAAACGACGTCCGACTCAACGTTGGAGTCCATCTGCCATTCGTCCTCGGGATGGGCTTCTTTGATATAGATGATTACGAATTTGGCGAGGCTGGAAAAATCCTCACGTAGCTTCTCGATCTCGGCCAACCTGGCTCGAAACGGCGGTCACGTGTAGCTCCCGAAGATGAGCACCGCGGGTCTTTCCGCGTAGAAGTCGGAAATGCGTCTCGAGCCCGACCCATCCACCGCTCCGAGCTCGAGGTCCGGGGCAAGGTCTCCAACGGAGAGC
It encodes the following:
- a CDS encoding YihY/virulence factor BrkB family protein gives rise to the protein MSSLEAGRRAFRVVSGTARKFSELNGTFLGAGLAFYVVLYCFPLLLLFVTAFGYVLEGLTQAMAEVETLVEELFPASEQAVIETIESFAAYRGVLSLVTLGAFLLFGTFLFGAARHVLNVVFSVETRRTFLRGFGADFLAMLGTGGLLALTVGLASGLALSLEIASRLAPRSWLEPGWAILARVLTFLFAGALFYLLFRLLPAKTLSRRSLVDAALAGSILFEMSKWVFAWYVTEARDYARFYGALGGLVFFVIWIYYGSVVFVLAATFGSVLDADRG